Proteins found in one Subtercola endophyticus genomic segment:
- the secA gene encoding preprotein translocase subunit SecA — MASVLERVLRVGEGRVLRRLENYAKAINALEEDFTHLSDEELKEETPRLRERFEDGESLDHLLPEAFAAVREASRRTLGLRHFDVQLMGGAALHLGNIAEMKTGEGKTLVATLPAYLNAITGKGVHIVTVNDYLANYQSELMGRVFRALGMTTGVILSGQTPAERREQYAADITYGTNNEFGFDYLRDNMAWQASDMVQRGHQFAIVDEVDSILIDEARTPLIISGPSSGEANRWFTEFASVATRLVADEDYEIDEKKRTVGILEPGIEKVEDYLGIDNLYESANTPLISFLNNSLKAAALFKKDKDYVVMNGEVLIVDEHTGRILAGRRYNEGIHQAIEAKEGVTVKAENQTLATVTLQNYFRLYEKISGMTGTAETEAAEFMSTYKLGVVAIPTNRPMQRKDQPDLVYKNEQSKFEQVVEDIVERHASGQPVLVGTTSVEKSEYLSRLLAKKGVRHEVLNAKNHAREAAIIAQAGRLGAVTVATNMAGRGTDIMLGGNTEFLAVSEMNVRGLSPVETPDEYEEAWDDVLAEVKSGVEAEAEKVVEAGGLYVLGTERHESRRIDNQLRGRSGRQGDPGESRFYLSLTDDLMRLFNAGAAESLMGRGNVPDDLAIESKVVSRAIRSAQSQVEGRNAEIRKNVLKYDDVLNRQREAIYNDRRAILEGDDLHERSQKFLSDVIEDVLETHAGEGNGDDWDFDAMWTELKTLYPVSISIDEVIAEAGSRGKISREFVGREILSDAQIAYQKREDTLGEAAMRELERRVVLTVIDRRWRDHLYEMDYLKDGIGLRAMAQRDPLVEYQREGYLLFQQMMGQIREEAVGFLFNLEVEVNTPAGEVDAPSVQAKGLETGHNEEAAQLSYTAPSDSGGVEVRNQRGQLEQAATARAQRAQEEAASSTSGAQQAAPPVAPAGNSGPARGRTGGQPQRPAPTTTGAFGQKTPAGAPPAGNRADRRAGQKKK; from the coding sequence GTGGCTTCCGTTCTTGAAAGAGTTCTTCGCGTCGGCGAGGGGCGAGTTCTTCGACGACTCGAAAACTACGCCAAGGCCATCAACGCTCTCGAAGAAGACTTCACACACCTCAGTGACGAAGAGCTCAAAGAAGAGACACCGCGGCTGCGCGAGCGATTCGAAGACGGCGAGAGCCTCGATCACCTGTTGCCCGAGGCGTTCGCGGCCGTTCGTGAAGCGTCGCGCCGCACACTGGGTCTGCGTCACTTCGACGTGCAGCTCATGGGCGGTGCCGCACTGCATCTCGGCAACATCGCCGAGATGAAGACCGGTGAGGGCAAGACGCTCGTTGCCACGCTTCCCGCGTACTTGAACGCCATCACGGGCAAGGGCGTGCACATCGTCACCGTGAACGACTATCTCGCCAACTACCAGAGCGAGCTGATGGGTCGCGTGTTCCGCGCCCTCGGCATGACGACCGGTGTCATCTTGAGCGGCCAGACTCCGGCCGAGCGCCGTGAGCAGTACGCGGCCGACATCACCTACGGCACGAACAACGAGTTCGGCTTCGACTACCTGCGCGACAACATGGCCTGGCAGGCCAGCGACATGGTGCAGCGCGGTCACCAGTTCGCCATCGTCGACGAGGTCGACAGCATTCTCATCGACGAGGCCCGCACTCCGCTCATCATCTCGGGTCCGTCGTCTGGCGAAGCGAACCGCTGGTTCACCGAATTCGCTTCGGTCGCTACTCGGCTCGTGGCCGACGAAGACTACGAGATCGACGAGAAGAAGCGCACCGTCGGCATTCTCGAGCCCGGCATCGAGAAAGTCGAAGACTATCTCGGCATCGACAACCTCTACGAGTCCGCCAACACCCCGCTCATCTCGTTCTTGAACAACTCCTTGAAGGCCGCTGCGCTGTTCAAGAAAGACAAGGACTACGTCGTCATGAACGGCGAGGTGCTCATCGTCGACGAGCACACGGGCCGCATCCTCGCAGGCCGCCGCTACAACGAGGGCATCCACCAGGCCATCGAGGCCAAAGAGGGAGTGACGGTCAAGGCCGAGAACCAGACTCTCGCCACCGTGACCCTGCAGAACTACTTCCGCCTCTACGAGAAGATCTCCGGTATGACGGGTACGGCCGAGACCGAGGCCGCCGAGTTCATGAGCACCTACAAGCTCGGCGTCGTGGCGATTCCCACCAACCGGCCCATGCAGCGTAAAGACCAGCCCGACCTGGTGTACAAGAACGAGCAGTCGAAGTTCGAGCAAGTCGTCGAAGACATCGTCGAACGGCACGCCAGCGGGCAGCCCGTTCTCGTCGGTACGACCAGCGTCGAGAAGAGCGAATACCTCTCGCGCCTCTTGGCCAAGAAGGGTGTTCGGCACGAGGTTCTGAACGCGAAGAACCACGCTCGTGAGGCCGCCATCATCGCGCAAGCCGGCCGCCTCGGCGCCGTCACAGTCGCTACCAACATGGCCGGTCGAGGCACCGACATCATGCTCGGCGGCAACACCGAGTTTCTCGCCGTCTCCGAGATGAACGTTCGCGGCCTCAGCCCGGTCGAGACCCCCGACGAATACGAAGAGGCGTGGGACGACGTGCTCGCCGAAGTGAAGTCGGGCGTCGAGGCCGAAGCCGAGAAGGTCGTCGAGGCCGGCGGTCTCTACGTGCTCGGCACGGAGCGCCACGAGTCGCGCCGCATCGACAACCAGCTGCGTGGTCGTAGTGGCCGTCAGGGCGACCCGGGCGAGAGCCGGTTCTACTTGTCGCTCACCGATGACCTGATGCGCCTGTTCAACGCCGGTGCCGCCGAGAGCCTGATGGGCCGAGGCAACGTGCCCGACGATCTGGCCATCGAGTCCAAAGTCGTCTCTCGCGCCATTCGCAGCGCACAGTCTCAGGTCGAGGGCCGCAACGCCGAGATCCGCAAGAACGTTCTGAAGTACGACGATGTTCTGAACCGTCAGCGTGAGGCGATCTACAACGATCGCCGCGCCATTCTCGAGGGCGACGACCTTCACGAACGCTCGCAGAAGTTCTTGAGCGACGTAATCGAAGACGTGCTCGAAACCCACGCGGGCGAGGGCAATGGCGACGACTGGGACTTCGACGCGATGTGGACAGAGCTGAAGACGCTCTACCCCGTCTCGATCAGCATCGACGAGGTCATCGCCGAGGCAGGCAGCCGGGGCAAGATCAGCCGCGAGTTCGTCGGCCGCGAGATCCTCTCCGACGCACAGATCGCCTACCAGAAGCGCGAAGACACGCTCGGCGAGGCCGCAATGCGCGAGCTCGAGCGACGCGTCGTCTTGACCGTCATCGACCGCCGCTGGCGCGATCACCTCTACGAAATGGACTACCTCAAAGACGGCATCGGTCTGCGTGCCATGGCGCAGCGCGATCCGCTCGTCGAGTACCAGCGCGAGGGCTACCTGCTCTTCCAGCAGATGATGGGCCAGATCCGCGAAGAGGCCGTCGGCTTCTTGTTCAACCTCGAGGTCGAGGTCAACACTCCGGCGGGCGAAGTGGATGCCCCCAGCGTTCAGGCCAAGGGCCTCGAAACGGGCCACAACGAAGAGGCGGCACAGCTCAGCTACACCGCACCGAGCGACTCCGGCGGTGTCGAGGTGCGCAACCAGCGCGGCCAGCTCGAGCAGGCCGCCACAGCTCGCGCTCAGCGTGCCCAAGAAGAGGCAGCCAGCAGCACGAGTGGCGCGCAGCAGGCCGCTCCGCCGGTAGCCCCCGCAGGCAACTCGGGCCCCGCCC